A part of Podarcis muralis chromosome 13, rPodMur119.hap1.1, whole genome shotgun sequence genomic DNA contains:
- the THAP7 gene encoding THAP domain-containing protein 7 isoform X1 codes for MPRHCSATGCCTRDTPETRNRGISFHRLPKDNPRRAMWLENCRRKDMSGQGLWDPASKYVYFCSKHFEKSCFELVGTSGYHRLKEGAVPTIFELHTKLRQKSKLGNSKLAKRQQKQSCSPCLEEESSPLCMDISCFPAQELPSPGAAPTSGEPRSQPDLPGPASESLATLSDIPLEQSPAATGQEEASPSPALPEPVGDSSHPVSLSLYMLRLPPPAGAYIQNEHSYQVGSALLWKRRAEAALDALGKAQRQLQACRRREQRLRLRICELQRERRPHSAEAHRRLKEHLQVFELQLLNDLE; via the exons ATGCCCCGCCACTGTTCTGCCACTGGCTGCTGCACCCGTGACACTCCTGAGACACGCAACCGAGGCATTTCCTTCCATCG ACTTCCAAAGGACAACCCCCGGCGAGCGATGTGGTTGGAGAATTGTCGGAGGAAGGACATGAGCGGCCAGGGTCTTTGGGACCCTGCTTCCAAGTATGTTTACTTTTGCTCCAAGCACTTTGAGAAGAGTTGCTTCGAACTGGTGGGCACCAG TGGCTACCATCGGCTCAAAGAGGGTGCTGTTCCCACAATATTTGAACTTCACACCAAACTGCGCCAAAAATCAAAGCTAGGCAACTCGAAACTCGCGAAACGTCAGCAGAAGCAGAG CTGCAGCCCTTGCCTGGAGGAGGAGTCGAGTCCTTTGTGCATGGACATCTCCTGCTTCCCTGCACAAGAGCTGCCAAGCCCTGGGGCTGCTCCCACCAGCGGCGAGCCTCGAAGCCAGCCTGACCTCCCGGGGCCGGCGTCAGAGAGCCTGGCCACCCTGTCAGACATTCCCCTGGAACAGTCACCCGCTGCTACTGGCCAGGAAGAAGCTTCTCCTTCTCCGGCCCTCCCGGAGCCTGTGGGGGATTCATCCCACCCcgtttccctctctctctatatGTTGCGCCTTCCTCCCCCAGCTGGGGCTTACATCCAGAACGAGCACAGCTACCAGGTCGGCAGTGCCTTGCTGTGGAAGCGGCGAGCGGAGGCGGCCCTCGATGCTCTGGGGAAGGCGCAGCGGCAGCTCCAGGCCTGCCGGCGCCGAGAACAGCGACTCCGCCTTCGGATCTGTGAGCTTCAGCGCGAGCGGCGGCCGCACAGCGCCGAGGCACATCGACGGCTCAAGGAACACCTGCAGGTCTTTGAACTGCAGCTCCTCAATGACCTTGAGTAA
- the THAP7 gene encoding THAP domain-containing protein 7 isoform X2 — protein MPRHCSATGCCTRDTPETRNRGISFHRLPKDNPRRAMWLENCRRKDMSGQGLWDPASNGYHRLKEGAVPTIFELHTKLRQKSKLGNSKLAKRQQKQSCSPCLEEESSPLCMDISCFPAQELPSPGAAPTSGEPRSQPDLPGPASESLATLSDIPLEQSPAATGQEEASPSPALPEPVGDSSHPVSLSLYMLRLPPPAGAYIQNEHSYQVGSALLWKRRAEAALDALGKAQRQLQACRRREQRLRLRICELQRERRPHSAEAHRRLKEHLQVFELQLLNDLE, from the exons ATGCCCCGCCACTGTTCTGCCACTGGCTGCTGCACCCGTGACACTCCTGAGACACGCAACCGAGGCATTTCCTTCCATCG ACTTCCAAAGGACAACCCCCGGCGAGCGATGTGGTTGGAGAATTGTCGGAGGAAGGACATGAGCGGCCAGGGTCTTTGGGACCCTGCTTCCAA TGGCTACCATCGGCTCAAAGAGGGTGCTGTTCCCACAATATTTGAACTTCACACCAAACTGCGCCAAAAATCAAAGCTAGGCAACTCGAAACTCGCGAAACGTCAGCAGAAGCAGAG CTGCAGCCCTTGCCTGGAGGAGGAGTCGAGTCCTTTGTGCATGGACATCTCCTGCTTCCCTGCACAAGAGCTGCCAAGCCCTGGGGCTGCTCCCACCAGCGGCGAGCCTCGAAGCCAGCCTGACCTCCCGGGGCCGGCGTCAGAGAGCCTGGCCACCCTGTCAGACATTCCCCTGGAACAGTCACCCGCTGCTACTGGCCAGGAAGAAGCTTCTCCTTCTCCGGCCCTCCCGGAGCCTGTGGGGGATTCATCCCACCCcgtttccctctctctctatatGTTGCGCCTTCCTCCCCCAGCTGGGGCTTACATCCAGAACGAGCACAGCTACCAGGTCGGCAGTGCCTTGCTGTGGAAGCGGCGAGCGGAGGCGGCCCTCGATGCTCTGGGGAAGGCGCAGCGGCAGCTCCAGGCCTGCCGGCGCCGAGAACAGCGACTCCGCCTTCGGATCTGTGAGCTTCAGCGCGAGCGGCGGCCGCACAGCGCCGAGGCACATCGACGGCTCAAGGAACACCTGCAGGTCTTTGAACTGCAGCTCCTCAATGACCTTGAGTAA